A genomic window from Pseudomonas argentinensis includes:
- the uvrA gene encoding excinuclease ABC subunit UvrA, whose product MDKILIRGARTHNLKNIDLTLPRDKLIVITGLSGSGKSSLAFDTLYAEGQRRYVESLSAYARQFLSMMEKPDVDTIEGLSPAISIEQKSTSHNPRSTVGTITEIYDYLRLLYARAGTPRCPDHDLPLEAQTVSQMVDQVLAMPEGSKLMLLAPVIRERKGEHLAVFDELRAQGFVRVRVDGKLYELDELPKLDKQKKHSIDAVVDRFKARGDLQQRLAESFETALKLADGLALIAPLPAEGDKEQGEEGEEIIFSARFACPVCGHSISELEPKLFSFNNPAGACPTCDGLGVKQFFDAKRLVNAELTLAEGAIRGWDRRNVYYFQMLGSLASHYRFSLDKPFGELDSEHQKVILGGSGTQKVDFKYLNDRGDIVKRSHPFEGIVPNLERRYRETESTSVREELAKFLSTQPCPDCRGTRLRREARHVWVGEKTLPAVTGMPIGAASDYFGDLTLDGRRGEIASKILKEICERLQFLVNVGLDYLTLDRSADTLSGGEAQRIRLASQIGAGLVGVMYILDEPSIGLHQRDNERLLGTLRHLRDIGNTVIVVEHDEDAIRMADYVVDIGPGAGVHGGRIVAEGTAEEVMAHPDSVTGKYLSGRTKIVVPAKRTPRDKKLSLKIKGARGNNLQNVNLEIPIGLLTCVTGVSGSGKSTLINNTLFPLSATALNGATTLEAAAHDSIDGLQHLDKVVDIDQSPIGRTPRSNPATYTGLFTPIRELFAGVPESRSRGYGPGRFSFNVKGGRCEACQGDGLIKVEMHFLPDIYVPCDVCKSKRYNRETLEIKYKGKSIHEVLEMTIEDARAFFDAVPALARKLQTLMDVGLSYIKLGQSATTLSGGEAQRVKLSRELSKRDTGKTLYILDEPTTGLHFADIQQLLDVLHRLRDHGNTVVVIEHNLDVIKTADWLVDLGPEGGSKGGQIIAVGTPEEVAEMAQSHTGHFLKPLLERDRA is encoded by the coding sequence TTGGACAAGATCCTGATTCGTGGGGCCCGTACCCACAACCTGAAGAATATCGACCTGACCCTGCCACGCGACAAGCTGATCGTGATCACCGGTCTGTCCGGCTCCGGCAAGTCGTCCCTGGCCTTCGACACCCTGTATGCCGAAGGTCAGCGTCGCTACGTGGAGTCGCTGTCCGCCTATGCCCGGCAGTTCCTGTCGATGATGGAAAAGCCCGATGTCGACACCATCGAAGGCCTGTCGCCAGCGATTTCCATCGAGCAGAAGTCCACCTCGCACAACCCGCGCTCGACGGTCGGCACCATCACCGAAATCTACGACTACCTGCGCCTGCTCTACGCCCGCGCCGGTACGCCGCGCTGCCCCGACCACGACCTGCCGCTGGAAGCCCAGACGGTCAGCCAGATGGTCGACCAGGTGCTGGCCATGCCCGAAGGTAGCAAACTGATGCTGCTGGCCCCGGTGATCCGCGAGCGCAAGGGCGAGCACCTGGCGGTGTTCGACGAGCTGCGCGCCCAGGGGTTCGTGCGCGTGCGGGTCGACGGCAAGCTGTATGAGCTGGACGAGCTGCCCAAGCTCGACAAGCAGAAGAAGCACAGCATCGATGCGGTGGTCGACCGCTTCAAGGCCCGCGGCGACCTGCAGCAGCGCCTGGCCGAATCCTTCGAGACCGCGCTGAAGCTGGCCGACGGCCTGGCCCTGATTGCGCCCCTCCCAGCCGAAGGCGACAAAGAGCAGGGCGAGGAAGGCGAGGAGATCATCTTCTCCGCGCGCTTCGCCTGCCCGGTGTGCGGCCATTCGATCAGCGAACTGGAGCCCAAGCTGTTCTCCTTCAACAACCCGGCCGGCGCCTGCCCGACCTGCGACGGCTTGGGCGTGAAGCAGTTCTTCGACGCCAAGCGCCTGGTCAATGCCGAGCTGACCCTGGCCGAAGGCGCGATACGCGGCTGGGACAGACGCAACGTGTATTACTTCCAGATGCTCGGCTCGCTGGCCTCGCACTACCGCTTCAGCCTGGACAAACCCTTTGGCGAGCTCGATAGCGAGCATCAGAAAGTCATTCTCGGCGGCAGCGGTACGCAGAAGGTCGACTTCAAATACCTCAACGACCGGGGCGACATCGTCAAGCGCTCGCACCCGTTCGAGGGCATCGTGCCCAACCTCGAGCGCCGCTACCGCGAGACCGAATCGACCAGCGTACGCGAGGAGCTGGCCAAGTTTCTCAGCACCCAACCCTGCCCCGACTGCCGCGGCACGCGCCTGCGTCGCGAAGCGCGCCATGTGTGGGTGGGCGAGAAGACCCTGCCGGCGGTCACCGGCATGCCGATCGGCGCGGCCAGCGACTATTTCGGCGACCTGACCCTGGATGGCCGCCGCGGCGAGATCGCCAGCAAGATCCTCAAGGAAATCTGCGAGCGCCTGCAGTTCCTGGTCAACGTCGGCCTCGACTACCTGACCCTGGACCGCAGCGCCGACACCCTGTCCGGCGGTGAAGCCCAGCGCATCCGCCTGGCCAGCCAGATCGGCGCCGGCCTGGTGGGGGTCATGTACATTCTCGACGAACCTTCCATCGGCCTGCACCAGCGCGACAACGAGCGCCTGCTCGGCACCCTGCGCCACCTGCGCGACATCGGCAATACGGTGATCGTGGTCGAGCACGACGAGGACGCCATCCGCATGGCCGACTACGTGGTCGACATCGGCCCGGGCGCCGGCGTGCACGGCGGGCGGATCGTCGCCGAAGGTACCGCCGAAGAAGTCATGGCTCACCCCGACTCGGTCACCGGCAAGTACCTGTCCGGCCGCACCAAGATCGTCGTGCCGGCCAAGCGCACGCCCCGAGACAAGAAGCTGTCGCTGAAGATCAAGGGCGCCCGCGGCAACAACCTGCAGAACGTCAACCTGGAGATTCCCATCGGCCTGCTGACCTGCGTGACCGGGGTCTCCGGCTCGGGCAAGTCGACGCTGATCAACAACACCCTGTTCCCGCTCAGCGCCACCGCCCTGAACGGTGCCACCACCCTGGAGGCCGCCGCCCACGACAGCATCGACGGCCTGCAGCACCTGGACAAGGTGGTGGACATCGACCAGAGCCCCATCGGTCGTACGCCGCGCTCCAACCCGGCGACCTACACCGGGCTGTTCACGCCGATCCGCGAGCTGTTCGCCGGGGTACCCGAGTCACGCTCGCGCGGCTACGGCCCGGGGCGCTTCTCGTTCAACGTCAAGGGTGGCCGCTGCGAGGCGTGCCAGGGCGACGGCCTGATCAAGGTGGAGATGCACTTTCTGCCGGACATCTACGTGCCCTGCGACGTGTGCAAGAGCAAGCGCTACAACCGCGAGACCCTGGAGATCAAGTACAAGGGCAAGAGCATCCACGAGGTGCTGGAGATGACCATCGAGGACGCCCGCGCCTTCTTCGATGCCGTGCCGGCCCTGGCGCGCAAGCTGCAGACGCTGATGGATGTGGGCCTTTCCTACATCAAGCTCGGCCAGTCGGCGACCACCCTGTCCGGCGGTGAGGCGCAGCGCGTCAAGCTGTCGCGCGAGCTGAGCAAGCGCGACACCGGCAAGACCCTGTACATCCTCGACGAGCCGACCACCGGCCTGCACTTCGCGGACATCCAGCAATTGCTCGACGTGCTGCACCGCCTGCGCGACCACGGCAACACCGTGGTGGTGATCGAACACAACCTGGACGTGATCAAGACCGCCGACTGGCTGGTCGATCTCGGCCCGGAAGGCGGCTCCAAGGGTGGCCAGATCATCGCCGTCGGCACCCCGGAAGAAGTGGCCGAGATGGCGCAGTCCCACACGGGGCACTTCCTCAAGCCGTTGCTGGAGCGTGATCGCGCCTGA
- the bfr gene encoding bacterioferritin, which translates to MKGHIEVIDYLKTLLKGELAARDQYFIHSRQYEDWGFSKLYERINHEMEEETQHADALLKRILFLEGVPDMVPDAFTFGQTVPDALKLDLALEYQVRAALSKGIELCERHQDYQTRDILLLQLKDTEEDHAYWLEIQLQLIGKLGLEKYLQSQM; encoded by the coding sequence ATGAAGGGCCATATCGAAGTCATCGACTACCTGAAAACCCTCCTCAAGGGGGAGCTGGCCGCGCGCGATCAGTACTTCATCCACTCGCGTCAGTACGAGGACTGGGGCTTCAGCAAGCTCTACGAGCGCATCAATCACGAGATGGAGGAGGAGACCCAGCACGCCGATGCCCTGCTCAAGCGCATCCTCTTCCTGGAAGGCGTGCCGGACATGGTGCCGGATGCCTTCACCTTCGGGCAGACCGTACCGGACGCGCTGAAACTCGACCTGGCCCTCGAGTACCAGGTGCGCGCTGCCCTGAGCAAGGGCATCGAACTGTGCGAGCGTCACCAGGATTACCAGACCCGCGACATCCTGCTGCTGCAGCTCAAGGACACCGAGGAAGATCATGCCTATTGGCTGGAAATCCAGCTGCAGCTGATCGGCAAGCTGGGCCTGGAGAAGTACCTGCAGAGCCAGATGTGA
- the katG gene encoding catalase/peroxidase HPI, whose amino-acid sequence MSDKSEGKCPFSGKASGETPKHAAGGGTGNRDWWPNQLRVDLLHQHSAKSNPLGEAFNYAEAFNSLDYEALKKDLRALMTDSQDWWPADFGHYGPQFIRMAWHAAGTYRTGDGRGGAGRGQQRFAPLNSWPDNVNIDKSRRLLWPIKQKYGQKISWADLLVLTGNVALETMGFRTFGFAGGREDTWEPDQDVYWGTEKTWLGGDERYGKGAAGREDDQGVLVADAELHGQEQDRTDSQGRNLENPLAAVQMGLIYVNPEGPEGNPDPLAAAHDIRETFARMAMNDEETVALIAGGHTFGKTHGAGPADHVGAEPEAAGLEEQGLGWSSSFGSGKAGDAITSGLEVTWTTTPAQWSNNFFENLFKFEWELTKSPAGAHQWVAKNAEAIIPDAHDPSKKRLPTMLTTDLSLRFDPAYEKISRRFLDNPQAFAEAFARAWFKLTHRDLGPKSRYLGPEVPKEELLWQDPLPAVHHPLIDDAEVAALKAQVLASGLSISELVGTAWASASTFRGSDKRGGANGARIRLAPQKDWAANQPEQLAKVLATLEGIRGEFNRSATGGKQVSLADLIVLAGNAGIEQAASKAGRNVQVPFSPGRSDASQAQTDVESFAVLEPIADGFRNYLKGRYSVPAEALLIDKAQLLTLTAPELTVLIGGLRAININLGGTSHGVLTDKPGALTNDFFVNLLDMGTAWKAAAGDSNLFEGRDRKSGELKWTGTRVDLVFGSNAILRAQAEVYASADARFIEDFVAAWTKVMNLDRFDLA is encoded by the coding sequence ATGAGTGACAAGAGCGAGGGCAAGTGCCCCTTTTCGGGGAAAGCCTCTGGGGAAACGCCGAAGCATGCGGCTGGCGGCGGCACCGGCAACCGTGACTGGTGGCCCAATCAGCTGCGCGTCGACCTGCTGCACCAGCATTCCGCCAAGTCCAACCCCCTGGGTGAGGCCTTCAACTATGCCGAAGCCTTCAACTCCCTGGACTATGAAGCCCTGAAGAAAGACCTGCGCGCCCTGATGACCGACTCGCAGGACTGGTGGCCCGCCGACTTCGGCCATTACGGCCCACAGTTCATCCGCATGGCCTGGCATGCCGCTGGCACCTACCGCACCGGCGATGGTCGTGGCGGCGCTGGCCGTGGCCAGCAACGCTTCGCACCGCTCAACAGCTGGCCGGACAACGTCAACATCGACAAATCGCGCCGCCTGCTGTGGCCGATCAAGCAGAAGTACGGCCAGAAGATCTCCTGGGCCGATCTGCTGGTACTCACCGGCAACGTCGCGCTGGAGACCATGGGCTTCCGCACCTTTGGTTTCGCCGGTGGCCGTGAGGACACCTGGGAACCGGATCAGGACGTTTACTGGGGCACCGAAAAGACCTGGCTGGGTGGCGATGAGCGCTATGGCAAGGGCGCAGCCGGCCGTGAAGACGACCAGGGCGTGCTGGTCGCCGATGCCGAGCTGCATGGCCAGGAGCAGGATCGCACCGATAGCCAGGGGCGCAATCTGGAGAACCCCCTCGCGGCCGTGCAGATGGGCCTGATCTACGTCAACCCGGAAGGCCCTGAAGGCAACCCGGATCCGCTCGCTGCCGCCCATGACATCCGCGAGACCTTCGCGCGCATGGCGATGAACGACGAGGAAACCGTTGCGCTGATCGCTGGCGGTCACACCTTCGGCAAGACCCACGGTGCCGGCCCGGCCGATCACGTTGGCGCCGAGCCGGAAGCCGCTGGTCTGGAAGAGCAAGGCCTGGGCTGGAGCAGCTCGTTCGGCAGCGGCAAGGCCGGCGATGCGATCACCAGTGGCCTGGAGGTGACCTGGACGACCACGCCTGCGCAGTGGAGCAACAACTTCTTCGAGAACCTGTTCAAGTTCGAGTGGGAGCTGACCAAGAGCCCGGCCGGCGCCCATCAGTGGGTGGCCAAGAACGCCGAGGCGATCATTCCCGATGCCCATGATCCGTCGAAGAAGCGTCTGCCGACCATGCTGACCACCGACCTGTCGCTGCGCTTCGATCCCGCCTACGAGAAGATCTCCCGGCGCTTTCTGGATAACCCGCAAGCCTTCGCCGAAGCCTTCGCCCGTGCCTGGTTCAAGCTGACCCACCGTGACCTGGGGCCGAAGTCGCGTTATCTGGGACCGGAAGTACCGAAAGAGGAGCTGTTGTGGCAGGACCCGCTGCCGGCCGTGCATCACCCGCTGATCGACGACGCCGAGGTGGCGGCCCTCAAGGCCCAGGTACTGGCCTCCGGTCTGTCGATCTCCGAGCTGGTCGGCACGGCCTGGGCCTCGGCTTCGACCTTCCGCGGATCCGACAAGCGCGGCGGGGCCAATGGTGCGCGCATTCGCTTGGCGCCGCAAAAGGACTGGGCGGCCAACCAGCCCGAGCAACTGGCCAAGGTGCTGGCAACGCTGGAGGGCATTCGTGGCGAGTTCAACCGCTCCGCCACCGGCGGCAAGCAGGTGAGCCTGGCCGATCTGATCGTGCTGGCCGGTAATGCCGGTATCGAGCAGGCCGCCAGCAAGGCCGGTCGCAACGTACAGGTGCCGTTCTCGCCCGGGCGCAGCGATGCGTCCCAGGCACAGACCGATGTCGAGTCCTTCGCCGTGCTCGAACCGATCGCCGATGGCTTTCGCAACTACCTCAAGGGCCGCTACAGCGTGCCGGCCGAGGCGTTGCTGATCGACAAGGCGCAGTTGCTGACCCTGACCGCGCCGGAGCTGACCGTGCTGATCGGCGGCCTGCGGGCGATCAACATCAACCTGGGCGGTACCAGCCATGGTGTGCTGACCGACAAGCCCGGCGCGCTGACCAACGACTTCTTCGTCAACCTGCTCGACATGGGCACAGCGTGGAAGGCGGCGGCCGGTGACAGCAACCTGTTCGAAGGGCGTGATCGCAAGAGCGGCGAGCTGAAGTGGACCGGCACCCGGGTCGACCTGGTGTTCGGTTCCAACGCCATCCTGCGTGCCCAGGCCGAGGTCTATGCCAGCGCCGACGCCCGCTTCATCGAGGACTTCGTGGCCGCCTGGACCAAGGTCATGAACCTCGACCGCTTCGATCTCGCCTGA
- the rplQ gene encoding 50S ribosomal protein L17, translating into MRHRKSGRHLSRTSAHRKAMFQNMAVSLFEHELIKTTLPKAKELRRVAEPLITLAKEDSVANRRLAFDRTRSKAIVGKLFNDLGKRYATRQGGYLRILKCGFRAGDNAPMAYVELVDRPVGGAVEAAE; encoded by the coding sequence ATGCGTCATCGTAAAAGTGGCCGTCACCTCAGCCGCACCAGCGCTCACCGCAAGGCCATGTTTCAGAACATGGCGGTATCGCTGTTCGAGCATGAGCTGATCAAAACTACTCTGCCGAAAGCCAAGGAGCTGCGCCGCGTTGCCGAGCCGCTGATCACCCTGGCTAAAGAAGACAGCGTCGCTAACCGTCGTCTGGCTTTCGACCGTACTCGTTCGAAAGCCATCGTTGGCAAGCTGTTCAACGATCTGGGCAAGCGCTACGCCACCCGTCAGGGCGGTTACCTGCGTATCCTCAAGTGCGGTTTCCGCGCTGGCGACAATGCCCCGATGGCTTATGTTGAGCTGGTCGACCGTCCGGTCGGTGGTGCAGTAGAAGCTGCCGAATAA
- a CDS encoding DNA-directed RNA polymerase subunit alpha yields the protein MQISVNEFLTPRHIDVQVVSQTRAKITLEPLERGFGHTLGNALRRILLSSMPGCAVVEAEIDGVLHEYSAIEGVQEDVIEILLNLKGLAIKLHGRDEVTLTLAKKGSGVVTAADIQLDHDVEIVNGDHVIANLAANGALNMKLVVARGRGYEPADSRQSDEDESRSIGRLQLDSSFSPVRRVSYVVENARVEQRTNLDKLVIDLETNGTLDPEEAIRRAATILQQQLAAFVDLKGDSEPVVIEQEDEIDPILLRPVDDLELTVRSANCLKAENIYYIGDLIQRTEVELLKTPNLGKKSLTEIKDVLASRGLSLGMRLDNWPPASLKKDDKATA from the coding sequence ATGCAGATTTCGGTAAATGAGTTCCTGACCCCCCGCCATATCGATGTGCAGGTGGTCAGTCAGACCCGCGCCAAGATCACCCTCGAGCCTCTCGAGCGTGGTTTCGGCCATACCCTGGGCAACGCGCTGCGTCGCATCCTGTTGTCCTCCATGCCTGGCTGTGCAGTAGTCGAGGCCGAGATTGACGGTGTACTCCATGAGTACAGCGCCATTGAAGGTGTTCAGGAAGACGTCATTGAAATCCTGCTCAACCTCAAAGGTCTGGCCATCAAACTGCACGGTCGAGACGAAGTTACACTGACTCTGGCGAAGAAGGGCTCTGGCGTCGTAACCGCTGCCGACATTCAGCTGGATCATGATGTTGAAATCGTCAACGGCGACCATGTAATCGCCAATCTGGCCGCTAATGGCGCGCTGAACATGAAGCTCGTCGTAGCTCGTGGTCGCGGTTATGAGCCGGCCGATTCGCGCCAGAGCGATGAAGACGAGAGCCGCAGCATTGGTCGCTTGCAGCTCGATTCTTCCTTCAGCCCGGTGCGTCGCGTGTCTTACGTGGTGGAAAACGCTCGCGTCGAGCAGCGCACCAACCTGGACAAGCTGGTTATCGATCTCGAAACCAACGGTACCCTGGATCCTGAAGAGGCCATCCGTCGTGCCGCTACCATCCTGCAACAGCAGCTGGCTGCATTCGTCGACCTGAAGGGCGACAGCGAGCCGGTTGTGATCGAGCAGGAAGACGAGATCGACCCGATCCTGCTGCGTCCGGTTGATGACCTTGAACTGACCGTCCGTTCGGCCAACTGCCTCAAGGCAGAGAACATCTACTACATCGGTGACCTGATCCAGCGCACCGAAGTAGAGCTGCTCAAAACGCCGAACCTGGGCAAGAAGTCCCTGACCGAAATCAAGGACGTTCTGGCTTCCCGTGGTCTGTCCCTCGGTATGCGCCTCGACAACTGGCCGCCGGCAAGTCTGAAGAAAGACGACAAGGCTACTGCCTGA
- the rpsD gene encoding 30S ribosomal protein S4 codes for MARYIGPKCKLSRREGTDLFLKSGVRALESKCNIEAAPGIHGQRRGRQSDYGTQLREKQKVRRIYGVLERQFSGYYKQAASQKGATGENLLQLLECRLDNVVYRMGFGATRAESRQLVSHKAISVNGKTVNVPSYQVKAGDVVAVREKSKNQLRIVQALELCAQRGRVEWVDVDTEKKSGVFKSVPVRGDLSADINESLIVELYSK; via the coding sequence ATGGCTCGTTACATTGGTCCCAAATGCAAACTGTCTCGTCGTGAAGGCACTGATCTGTTCCTGAAGAGCGGCGTCCGCGCTCTGGAATCGAAGTGCAACATCGAAGCAGCCCCAGGTATCCACGGTCAGCGCCGTGGCCGTCAGTCCGACTACGGCACCCAGCTGCGTGAGAAGCAAAAAGTTCGTCGTATCTACGGTGTGCTGGAGCGTCAGTTCAGCGGTTACTACAAGCAGGCAGCCAGCCAGAAAGGCGCTACCGGCGAAAACCTGCTGCAACTGCTCGAGTGCCGTCTGGACAACGTCGTTTACCGCATGGGCTTCGGCGCTACGCGTGCCGAGTCCCGTCAGCTGGTTTCGCACAAAGCGATCAGCGTGAACGGCAAGACTGTCAACGTACCGTCCTACCAGGTCAAAGCTGGTGACGTGGTTGCAGTTCGCGAGAAGTCGAAGAATCAGCTGCGCATCGTTCAGGCTCTTGAGCTGTGTGCTCAGCGTGGCCGTGTTGAGTGGGTAGATGTAGACACCGAGAAGAAATCCGGCGTGTTCAAAAGCGTTCCGGTTCGTGGTGATCTCTCCGCTGACATCAACGAGAGCCTGATTGTCGAGCTCTACTCCAAGTAA
- the rpsK gene encoding 30S ribosomal protein S11 — protein MAKPAARTRKKVKKTVVDGIAHIHASFNNTIVTITDRQGNALSWATSGGSGFRGSRKSTPFAAQVAAERAGQAALEYGLKNLDVNVKGPGPGRESAVRALNGCGYKIASITDVTPIPHNGCRPSKKRRV, from the coding sequence ATGGCAAAACCTGCTGCTCGTACTCGTAAGAAAGTCAAAAAGACGGTGGTTGATGGCATCGCCCACATCCACGCTTCTTTCAACAACACCATCGTGACCATCACCGACCGTCAAGGTAACGCCCTGTCCTGGGCTACTTCCGGTGGTTCGGGTTTCCGCGGTTCCCGCAAGTCCACCCCGTTCGCTGCCCAGGTGGCTGCAGAGCGTGCTGGTCAAGCTGCGCTGGAATACGGCCTGAAGAACCTCGACGTCAACGTCAAGGGCCCAGGTCCGGGTCGTGAGTCCGCTGTCCGTGCTCTTAACGGCTGCGGTTACAAGATCGCCAGCATCACCGATGTGACGCCTATCCCGCATAACGGGTGCCGTCCTTCGAAGAAGCGTCGCGTGTAA
- the rpsM gene encoding 30S ribosomal protein S13: MARIAGVNIPDNKHAVISLTYIFGVGRTTAQKICAATGINPAAKIKDLSDEQIEQLRGEVAKVNTEGDLRREVNMKIKRLMDLGCYRGLRHRKGLPVRGQRTKTNARTRKGPRKPIRK; the protein is encoded by the coding sequence ATGGCCCGTATTGCAGGCGTTAACATTCCGGATAACAAGCACGCTGTTATCTCGCTGACCTACATCTTTGGTGTTGGTCGCACTACTGCACAGAAGATCTGTGCCGCTACCGGGATCAATCCGGCAGCAAAGATCAAGGATCTCTCTGACGAGCAGATCGAGCAGCTGCGTGGTGAAGTCGCCAAGGTGAATACCGAGGGTGATCTGCGCCGTGAAGTGAACATGAAAATCAAACGCTTGATGGATCTGGGTTGCTACCGCGGCCTGCGTCATCGTAAAGGTCTGCCGGTTCGCGGTCAGCGCACCAAGACCAACGCACGCACCCGTAAGGGCCCGCGTAAGCCGATCCGCAAGTAA
- the rpmJ gene encoding 50S ribosomal protein L36 → MKVRASVKKLCRNCKIIRREGVVRVICSAEPRHKQRQG, encoded by the coding sequence ATGAAAGTTCGTGCATCGGTGAAAAAGCTGTGCCGCAACTGCAAAATTATTCGCCGTGAAGGTGTAGTGCGAGTGATTTGCAGCGCGGAACCGCGTCACAAACAGCGCCAAGGCTGA
- the secY gene encoding preprotein translocase subunit SecY, with the protein MAKQGALSALAGGGLSELWARLRFLFMAIIVYRIGAHIPVPGINPDRLADLFRQNEGTILSLFNMFSGGALERMSIFALGIMPYISASIIMQLMTAVSPQLEQLKKEGEAGRRKISQYTRYGTLVLAFVQAIGMSVGLASQGVAFSADFGFHFVAVTTFVAGAMFMMWLGEQITERGVGNGISMLIFAGIVAGLPSAIGQSFESARQGDINIFALIAIGLLAVAIIGFVVFIERGQRRIAVHYAKRQQGRKVFAAQTSHLPLKVNMAGVIPAIFASSLLLFPASLGAWFGQSEGMGWLQDISQAIAPGQPLNILLFSAGIIFFCFFYTALMFNPKDVAENLKKSGAFIPGIRPGEQSARYIDGVLTRLTMFGALYMTAVCLLPQFLVVAANVPFYLGGTSLLIVVVVVMDFMSQVQSHLVSHQYESLMKKANLKGYGSGMLR; encoded by the coding sequence ATGGCTAAGCAAGGTGCTCTCTCTGCTCTGGCTGGTGGCGGGTTGTCCGAACTCTGGGCTCGTCTGCGCTTTCTGTTCATGGCGATCATCGTCTATCGAATCGGCGCGCATATCCCAGTTCCCGGTATAAACCCTGACCGTCTGGCCGATCTGTTTCGACAGAATGAGGGGACCATTCTTAGCTTGTTCAACATGTTTTCCGGCGGCGCGCTGGAGCGGATGAGCATCTTTGCACTGGGGATCATGCCGTACATTTCGGCATCGATCATCATGCAGTTGATGACCGCCGTGAGCCCGCAGCTGGAGCAGTTGAAGAAGGAAGGTGAGGCTGGTCGTCGCAAGATCAGCCAGTACACCCGCTACGGCACCTTGGTTCTGGCGTTCGTCCAGGCTATCGGCATGTCCGTTGGCCTGGCGAGCCAGGGCGTAGCGTTCTCGGCTGATTTCGGCTTCCACTTCGTTGCAGTCACCACCTTCGTGGCGGGTGCAATGTTCATGATGTGGCTGGGCGAGCAGATCACCGAGCGCGGTGTTGGCAACGGTATTTCGATGCTGATTTTTGCGGGCATCGTAGCCGGTCTGCCGTCGGCGATCGGGCAGTCTTTCGAGTCTGCACGGCAGGGCGATATCAATATCTTCGCCCTCATCGCCATCGGTTTGCTGGCAGTAGCGATCATCGGTTTCGTGGTGTTCATTGAGCGTGGCCAGCGTCGCATCGCGGTGCACTACGCCAAGCGTCAGCAGGGCCGCAAGGTCTTCGCTGCGCAGACCAGCCACCTGCCGTTGAAGGTGAATATGGCGGGCGTAATCCCGGCCATCTTCGCCAGCAGCCTTCTGTTGTTCCCGGCCTCGCTGGGTGCCTGGTTTGGTCAGTCCGAAGGTATGGGCTGGCTGCAGGATATTTCACAGGCTATCGCTCCTGGTCAGCCGTTGAACATTTTGCTGTTTAGTGCAGGGATCATTTTCTTCTGCTTCTTCTATACAGCGCTGATGTTCAACCCGAAAGACGTAGCGGAAAACCTGAAGAAGTCCGGTGCCTTTATTCCGGGTATCCGTCCCGGTGAGCAGTCCGCACGCTATATCGATGGCGTTCTGACCCGCTTGACCATGTTCGGTGCTCTGTACATGACGGCCGTATGCTTGTTGCCCCAGTTTCTGGTGGTGGCGGCCAACGTACCGTTCTACCTTGGCGGGACCTCGTTGCTGATCGTGGTGGTGGTTGTGATGGACTTCATGTCGCAAGTACAATCGCACCTCGTTTCACACCAGTACGAATCCCTGATGAAGAAAGCCAACCTGAAGGGCTACGGCAGCGGCATGCTCCGCTGA